The DNA window GGTTTTAAAATGCCAGACAATCTGAACCCAAAACAAAAGGCCTTCTGTGATGAATATCTTGCTAATGGATGCAATGCAACTAAGGCTTATTTAGTCGCGTATCCTGATTGTACTTATGATTCTGCAAGAACTTTAGCGGCTAATTTGTTGGCAAATATTGGCATAAAAAAATATCTGGATGAGCGTCTCAAAGAGGTAGATAAATCAAATCTGCTTTCTATCAAGGAAATCCTTATAAAAGTTCAGGGTATTGCAGGTAATGAGAAAACGAAAGTAGCTGAAAAATTGAAGAGCTACGATTTACTGCTCAAGGCTCATGGTGCATATAAAGAAAATGTTATAAATATAAACAATGCCCCTGCTAGTAATGTTGGCCCTGAAGAAGTAAAAGCTATGATCAA is part of the bacterium genome and encodes:
- a CDS encoding terminase small subunit, which gives rise to MPDNLNPKQKAFCDEYLANGCNATKAYLVAYPDCTYDSARTLAANLLANIGIKKYLDERLKEVDKSNLLSIKEILIKVQGIAGNEKTKVAEKLKSYDLLLKAHGAYKENVININNAPASNVGPEEVKAMIKEIAEETRKKFEIKKNEAEYQAKCKKWGV